In Sphingobacterium thalpophilum, a genomic segment contains:
- the pyrR gene encoding bifunctional pyr operon transcriptional regulator/uracil phosphoribosyltransferase PyrR, which yields MKQSILLDGPKFQITIQRLCRQLIENHGDFSNAVVIGIQPRGTFLARRIVKELEQMIGKEILVGDLDITFYRDDFRTKGNTGPLLANSTNINFIVEGKDVIFIDDVLWTGRTIRAAMDAVQAFGRARRIELLVLVDRRFSRQIPIQPDYIGIQVDSIDSQKVIVNWKESEDQDSIILITEKKTSASD from the coding sequence ATGAAACAGTCGATTTTATTAGACGGACCAAAATTTCAAATCACAATTCAAAGACTATGTCGTCAATTGATTGAGAATCACGGTGATTTTTCAAATGCTGTCGTCATAGGTATTCAACCCCGAGGAACTTTCTTAGCGAGACGTATCGTCAAAGAGCTTGAACAAATGATCGGAAAGGAGATTTTAGTTGGCGATTTGGATATTACCTTTTATCGCGATGACTTCCGTACCAAAGGGAATACTGGTCCACTCTTAGCAAATAGCACAAATATCAATTTTATTGTAGAAGGTAAAGATGTCATCTTTATAGATGATGTCTTATGGACAGGACGTACTATTCGTGCGGCAATGGATGCTGTACAGGCATTTGGCCGTGCAAGAAGAATAGAGTTGCTTGTTTTGGTCGATCGCCGCTTCTCTAGACAGATTCCTATTCAGCCTGATTATATCGGAATACAGGTAGATTCTATTGATTCACAAAAAGTAATTGTTAACTGGAAAGAATCAGAGGATCAGGATAGTATTATCTTGATTACAGAAAAGAAGACGTCAGCTAGCGATTAA
- a CDS encoding protein O-mannosyl-transferase family, producing the protein MNYTKINNLLGWICALIATVAYVMTAERSTSWWDCGEFIASAFKLQIVHQPGAPLFLMIQNIFSNLAGGDVTRIAFWMNVGSAVCSGLTILFLFWTITALAKKIVVKGVDGSYTSTDLIKIFGSGAVGALAYAFTDTFWFSAVESEVYAMSSLCTAVVFWGILKWENHADEAGSDRWLIFIAYVMGLSIGVHLLNLLVIPAIALVIYFKRSKTVTSSGAIKAFLTGVVVLALILWGIIQYTVKAAAYFDLFFVNSLGMGFGTGFNLFMILAVALFVYAIWYSIKKVKPMLNLILISAAFIIFGYSSFAMIMVRAKANPTLNNSDPDNAFSFVSYLGREQYASEPLLNGPTFDAQVVDAEPTYTYRKDKDKYTKVENGMDYKYDKTMFFPRVYSSRDQNHIDYYRDYLKIPEGQSPTFGDNLKFFFSYQIGHMYGRYFLWNFAGRQNDQQGQGSFTEGNWISGAKPVDQMHVGGQNAIPDSLKTDPSNNKYYFLPLIIGLIGAFWHFGKRQRDAGIVGLLFFFTGLAIVLYLNQSPLQPRERDYAYAGSFYAFAIWIGLGVFAIADYLSKKVDGKIAAGAATVACLLGAPVLLGFQNWDDHDRSEKTTARDLAKNYLASCAPNAILFTYGDNDTYPLWYVQEVENYRPDVRVVNLSLLSSDWYMRQMKQKVNQADGLPINIDDEKFKKGVREVLYYQDMKVPGHVDLDLIMQILLSDDQKNKLELRGGKFENFLPTKNFSLPVNKESVLKNNVVPKAWQESIVDTMSWTYNRNYISRAELSILNVLLNNDWKRPIYFAATVPNDNYLGLDKYLVQEGFALRLMPIATPAGAEGTLVDTQSAYKDITTKYQWGNMAHASYLDPESYRMITMITNTVMGGTATQLMMEGHKDEARKVAVETFEKMPKRVYLMRDILGYIPIVNVLYETGETKRANEIVNRNLKFMTQNMRWYQDIAQTKPELEYSNIGTALRALGAYKSILASTSEKQLLQQVTDLEKSYKQQYGVE; encoded by the coding sequence ATGAACTATACTAAAATCAACAATCTTTTAGGATGGATATGTGCGCTAATAGCAACTGTAGCGTATGTCATGACTGCCGAACGATCGACGAGTTGGTGGGACTGTGGCGAGTTTATCGCTTCAGCCTTTAAACTTCAAATTGTGCACCAGCCAGGAGCACCTTTATTCTTAATGATTCAAAATATATTCTCAAACCTTGCTGGTGGAGATGTTACACGAATTGCTTTCTGGATGAACGTAGGATCGGCAGTATGTAGTGGTCTGACCATTTTGTTTTTATTTTGGACAATTACAGCTTTAGCAAAGAAAATCGTTGTAAAAGGTGTTGATGGATCATATACATCCACCGATTTAATCAAAATATTCGGTTCAGGCGCTGTTGGTGCATTGGCTTATGCTTTTACGGATACTTTTTGGTTCTCAGCAGTAGAGTCCGAAGTATATGCCATGTCTTCTTTATGTACAGCCGTCGTATTTTGGGGTATTCTAAAATGGGAAAATCATGCCGATGAAGCTGGTTCGGACCGCTGGTTGATCTTTATCGCCTATGTGATGGGACTTTCTATCGGGGTACACTTATTGAACCTTCTGGTGATTCCGGCAATTGCTTTGGTCATTTATTTTAAACGTTCAAAAACAGTGACATCGTCGGGTGCGATCAAAGCTTTCTTAACCGGTGTTGTTGTTTTGGCGCTGATTTTATGGGGTATTATTCAATACACTGTTAAAGCCGCCGCATATTTTGATCTGTTCTTTGTGAATAGTTTGGGCATGGGCTTTGGTACTGGATTTAACTTATTCATGATTTTAGCGGTAGCTCTTTTCGTATATGCGATCTGGTATTCAATCAAAAAGGTAAAACCGATGTTAAATCTGATCTTAATCAGTGCAGCATTTATTATTTTTGGTTATAGTTCCTTTGCCATGATCATGGTGCGCGCCAAGGCAAATCCTACGTTAAATAACAGTGATCCGGATAATGCATTTTCTTTTGTGAGTTATCTTGGACGTGAGCAATATGCCAGTGAGCCGCTTTTGAATGGACCTACATTTGATGCGCAAGTGGTTGATGCCGAGCCTACGTATACGTACAGAAAAGATAAAGACAAGTATACCAAGGTGGAGAACGGCATGGATTATAAATACGATAAAACGATGTTTTTTCCGCGTGTTTATAGCTCAAGAGACCAAAATCATATAGATTATTACCGCGATTACCTAAAGATTCCTGAAGGACAATCGCCAACATTTGGGGATAACTTAAAGTTCTTCTTTAGCTATCAGATCGGACACATGTACGGTCGTTATTTTCTTTGGAACTTTGCTGGTCGTCAAAATGACCAACAAGGACAGGGTTCCTTCACTGAGGGGAACTGGATCTCAGGGGCTAAACCTGTAGACCAGATGCATGTGGGCGGACAGAATGCCATTCCAGATTCATTGAAGACTGACCCTTCAAACAATAAATATTATTTCTTGCCTTTGATCATTGGTTTAATTGGTGCATTCTGGCATTTTGGAAAAAGACAACGTGATGCGGGAATTGTGGGTCTGTTGTTTTTCTTTACAGGATTAGCAATTGTATTGTATCTAAATCAAAGTCCACTTCAACCACGTGAACGTGATTATGCATATGCAGGTTCTTTTTATGCCTTCGCCATCTGGATCGGGCTCGGTGTTTTCGCTATTGCGGATTATCTGAGCAAAAAAGTGGATGGTAAAATTGCCGCCGGTGCCGCTACAGTAGCCTGTCTATTGGGGGCTCCAGTATTGTTGGGCTTCCAAAACTGGGATGATCACGACCGTTCGGAGAAAACAACTGCCCGTGATCTTGCTAAAAACTATTTGGCGTCATGTGCACCCAATGCGATTTTATTTACTTATGGTGATAATGATACCTATCCTTTATGGTATGTTCAGGAAGTCGAAAATTATCGTCCGGATGTACGTGTCGTAAACTTAAGTTTGTTGAGTTCGGACTGGTATATGCGCCAGATGAAACAAAAAGTGAATCAGGCAGATGGTTTACCGATCAATATCGATGATGAAAAGTTCAAGAAAGGTGTTCGCGAAGTGCTTTATTATCAGGATATGAAAGTTCCGGGTCATGTGGATCTTGATTTGATCATGCAGATTTTATTGTCTGATGATCAAAAGAATAAATTGGAATTGCGTGGTGGTAAATTTGAGAACTTTCTGCCAACCAAAAACTTTAGCCTTCCGGTGAACAAAGAATCTGTTCTGAAAAATAATGTCGTTCCTAAAGCTTGGCAAGAATCTATTGTCGACACCATGAGCTGGACCTACAATAGAAATTATATCTCTAGAGCTGAATTATCTATCTTAAACGTGTTATTGAATAACGATTGGAAACGTCCAATTTATTTTGCGGCAACAGTTCCAAATGATAACTACCTTGGTTTAGATAAATATTTGGTGCAAGAGGGTTTTGCCTTGCGCTTGATGCCAATTGCAACTCCTGCCGGAGCAGAAGGTACATTGGTTGATACACAGTCTGCTTACAAAGACATTACTACGAAATACCAATGGGGTAATATGGCACATGCTTCTTACCTGGATCCTGAATCTTACCGCATGATTACCATGATTACAAATACAGTAATGGGTGGTACAGCGACACAGTTGATGATGGAAGGTCATAAGGATGAGGCGCGCAAAGTTGCTGTCGAAACCTTTGAGAAAATGCCAAAACGTGTTTATTTGATGCGCGATATTTTAGGCTATATTCCAATTGTCAATGTGTTGTATGAAACTGGTGAAACGAAGCGTGCAAATGAAATCGTAAACCGTAACCTGAAGTTTATGACGCAAAATATGCGTTGGTATCAGGATATTGCACAAACAAAACCTGAGCTGGAATATTCAAATATCGGTACAGCATTACGTGCTTTGGGTGCCTATAAGAGTATCTTGGCCTCTACCTCGGAAAAACAATTGCTACAGCAAGTGACCGATTTAGAAAAATCGTATAAACAACAGTATGGTGTTGAGTAA
- a CDS encoding TonB-dependent receptor codes for MKKLQNRNVKKYTLAALLMGVGLNSFAQETGKKNDPEKPVTIDSFDVVRDYKPILADAVKIRRSPDMTNKREYQPKLSYNNILDKKLDINTGLKQLNVQEIPFAQPFEHSSNYVKFGIGNYNSILGEAYLASEQFENTRFGLFAKHLSQKGNIDGQKFSTQDIGIFGRRVLDAVTVKGTIGYNRYGTNFYGQTFDQSGTTLLNTTPDKQTFTDIYLNGELSSNVDPKNEQALSYSAKVDGYLFKDAYKAKENSIALSGYLNKRLSAFNVGANLSVTMNNVKDSAEVKNHLAVINPYIRFKGDNYNVTLGANLTSEFGDSSRFNIFPSVEADFALAPEYISLFAGINGGVKQASFRSFAKENPYLAPNAKMINSIEKMNVYAGLKGNAGATFGYKVKVFYKQIEGLPLFKNSAFGDSQNGYVPWAFDVVYDGVINKAKHMGLEGEINVRLSQLVNLGGKVYIDDYKLSDEEEAWGLPKFRMQANARFNISDKFFVDAELSTQGNTYAYIYDYNADGSRIANSGHKATIASFADLNAGAEYRIKKQFGIFVKANNIFGKEYERYMYYPRLGFNVIGGLNYSF; via the coding sequence ATGAAGAAGTTGCAAAATAGAAACGTGAAGAAATATACTTTAGCAGCGCTTTTGATGGGCGTGGGATTGAATTCTTTTGCACAGGAAACAGGCAAGAAGAACGATCCTGAGAAACCGGTCACTATCGATTCTTTTGATGTTGTTCGTGATTATAAGCCAATTCTTGCGGATGCTGTGAAAATCCGCCGCAGTCCGGATATGACCAATAAAAGAGAATACCAGCCCAAATTGTCCTACAACAATATTTTGGACAAGAAATTGGATATCAATACCGGTTTGAAACAATTGAATGTACAGGAGATTCCTTTTGCACAACCTTTTGAACATAGTAGCAACTATGTCAAATTTGGTATCGGAAACTATAACAGTATATTGGGCGAAGCTTATTTGGCTTCTGAACAGTTTGAAAATACACGATTTGGTTTATTTGCAAAGCATTTGAGCCAAAAGGGTAATATTGACGGACAGAAGTTCAGTACACAAGATATCGGTATCTTTGGTCGTCGTGTATTGGATGCGGTAACCGTTAAAGGTACCATCGGATACAATCGTTATGGCACAAACTTCTATGGTCAGACTTTTGATCAATCGGGAACAACCTTGTTGAATACGACTCCGGATAAACAGACCTTTACAGATATCTACTTGAATGGAGAGCTGTCAAGTAATGTGGATCCAAAAAATGAGCAAGCCTTAAGCTATTCCGCAAAAGTTGATGGTTATTTGTTTAAAGACGCTTATAAAGCCAAAGAAAATTCCATCGCATTATCCGGTTATTTGAATAAACGCCTAAGTGCATTCAATGTTGGTGCGAATTTGAGCGTGACAATGAATAATGTGAAAGATAGTGCTGAAGTAAAAAATCATTTGGCGGTCATCAATCCATATATTCGTTTTAAGGGCGACAACTATAACGTAACCTTGGGCGCGAATTTAACTTCTGAATTTGGCGATAGCTCAAGATTCAATATTTTCCCATCCGTAGAAGCTGATTTTGCTTTGGCACCTGAATATATCTCTTTGTTTGCCGGAATCAATGGCGGAGTGAAGCAAGCTTCTTTCCGTAGTTTCGCTAAAGAAAATCCGTATTTGGCTCCTAATGCTAAAATGATAAACTCGATTGAGAAAATGAATGTTTACGCGGGTTTAAAAGGAAATGCTGGCGCAACATTTGGTTATAAAGTAAAGGTATTCTACAAACAGATTGAGGGATTGCCTTTATTTAAAAACAGTGCATTTGGCGATAGTCAAAATGGCTATGTTCCTTGGGCTTTTGATGTCGTTTATGACGGCGTGATCAATAAAGCTAAACATATGGGATTGGAAGGAGAAATCAATGTACGTCTTTCACAACTGGTTAATCTGGGCGGAAAAGTGTATATAGACGATTATAAATTGAGTGATGAGGAAGAAGCTTGGGGATTGCCAAAATTCCGTATGCAGGCTAATGCACGCTTCAATATCTCCGATAAATTTTTCGTAGATGCTGAACTTTCTACACAAGGCAATACCTATGCGTATATTTATGACTATAATGCAGATGGCAGTCGTATTGCCAACAGTGGGCATAAGGCAACAATAGCGTCGTTTGCTGATCTTAATGCAGGCGCAGAATACCGAATCAAAAAACAATTTGGTATTTTCGTCAAAGCAAATAACATTTTTGGAAAAGAATACGAACGTTATATGTATTACCCAAGATTGGGCTTTAATGTAATTGGTGGTCTTAATTATTCGTTTTAA
- a CDS encoding aspartate carbamoyltransferase catalytic subunit yields the protein MSSVAEQLSTRHLLGIKDLNENDIQLILDTASNFKEVLNRPIKKVPSLRDITIANVFFENSTRTRLSFELAEKRLSADIVNFAASSSSVSKGETLIDTVNNILAMKVDMIVMRHPYAGAGVFLSKHVDAQIVNAGDGAHEHPTQALLDSFSIRERYGDVAGRKIAIVGDITHSRVALSNILCLQKQGAEVMVCGPTTLIPKHITSLGVKVEHDLRKALNWCDVANMLRIQLERQDIAYFPSLREYSMLYGLNKEILDSLEKPITIMHPGPINRGVEITSDVADSEHSIILDQVENGVAVRMAVLYLLAGQRG from the coding sequence ATGTCATCTGTAGCAGAACAATTAAGTACCCGCCATTTATTGGGGATCAAAGATCTAAATGAGAACGATATCCAATTGATCCTGGATACAGCAAGTAATTTCAAAGAGGTATTAAATAGGCCAATCAAAAAGGTTCCGTCGTTAAGGGATATTACGATTGCCAACGTGTTTTTTGAAAATTCAACACGGACACGTCTATCCTTTGAACTTGCTGAAAAGAGACTTTCTGCGGATATCGTGAATTTTGCGGCTTCCTCCTCTTCGGTAAGTAAGGGGGAGACACTCATCGATACGGTGAACAATATTCTTGCAATGAAGGTTGATATGATTGTGATGAGACATCCATACGCGGGAGCTGGGGTATTTCTAAGTAAACATGTTGATGCACAAATTGTCAATGCAGGTGACGGAGCACATGAACACCCTACACAAGCTTTACTTGATTCATTTTCGATCCGTGAACGCTATGGTGATGTAGCTGGTCGTAAAATAGCTATCGTTGGGGATATTACACATTCACGCGTTGCCTTGTCGAATATCTTATGTCTTCAAAAGCAAGGTGCAGAAGTGATGGTTTGTGGTCCGACCACATTAATTCCTAAACATATTACATCATTGGGTGTAAAAGTGGAGCATGATTTGCGGAAAGCGTTGAACTGGTGTGATGTTGCAAATATGTTACGGATTCAATTGGAGCGTCAGGATATTGCCTATTTCCCTTCCTTAAGAGAATATTCCATGCTATATGGATTGAATAAAGAGATTTTGGATTCTTTAGAGAAGCCAATCACAATTATGCACCCCGGACCAATCAATCGGGGGGTCGAAATCACATCGGATGTCGCGGATAGCGAACATTCAATTATTTTGGATCAGGTTGAAAATGGTGTTGCTGTGCGCATGGCTGTCTTGTATCTATTAGCAGGGCAACGCGGATAG
- a CDS encoding amino acid permease — MMKRQLKLWDAVMLVMGSMIGSGIFIVSSDMMRQLGSGYWLAIVWLLTALATVAAAICYGELSSMYPKAGGQYTYLTEIFGKPIGFLYGWSLFTVIQTGTIAAVAVAFGKFTAYLIPQLNDAAPLFQRGEFKITWIQIVAMGVIILLTFINTRGIKSGKAVQSFFTSAKIIALVLLILGGLFLIKENHFSENMAYGWDSFQNLKGAGWSQISGGVLMGALAAAMVGSVFSSVAWENVTFVSGEIVNPQRNVVRALVIGTSLVMLLYISCNYIYLAALNREEIAFAANDRVAIAAAEKILGHTGTIAMAILVMISTFGCVNGLALSGARVFQTMAKDGLFLKQAIPNNKYDVPARSLWLQGIWASLLCLSGQYGNLLDMISFVIVIFYMITVLGVIIQRVRRPDLERSYKTFLFPVTPILYLLIGTVFCVLLIIYKPQYTWPGFILVLIGVPVYFFARNNKRAELDE, encoded by the coding sequence ATGATGAAACGTCAATTAAAATTGTGGGATGCAGTGATGCTGGTCATGGGGTCGATGATCGGAAGCGGTATTTTTATTGTATCGAGTGATATGATGCGGCAGCTGGGATCCGGATATTGGTTGGCGATAGTTTGGTTATTGACCGCATTAGCAACTGTTGCGGCGGCAATCTGCTATGGCGAATTGTCGTCTATGTACCCGAAGGCTGGGGGACAATATACCTATCTGACAGAAATATTTGGGAAGCCAATTGGCTTTTTATATGGCTGGAGTTTATTTACAGTCATTCAAACGGGAACGATAGCAGCTGTAGCTGTTGCCTTTGGTAAGTTTACAGCCTACCTTATTCCGCAGCTAAATGATGCAGCACCGCTATTTCAGCGTGGAGAGTTTAAGATTACCTGGATACAGATTGTCGCTATGGGTGTTATTATTCTCCTGACCTTTATCAATACAAGAGGGATCAAGAGTGGAAAAGCTGTTCAATCTTTCTTTACTTCAGCAAAAATTATTGCGCTGGTTTTACTGATTTTAGGTGGTCTGTTCTTGATTAAGGAAAATCATTTTTCAGAAAATATGGCTTATGGCTGGGACTCTTTTCAAAATTTGAAAGGTGCTGGCTGGTCGCAGATCTCTGGGGGCGTACTGATGGGGGCTTTAGCTGCTGCGATGGTAGGTTCGGTATTTAGTAGTGTGGCCTGGGAAAATGTAACGTTTGTTTCCGGAGAGATTGTAAATCCACAGCGTAATGTTGTTCGGGCATTGGTTATCGGGACGAGCTTGGTGATGTTGCTCTATATAAGTTGTAATTACATTTACCTAGCGGCATTAAATAGAGAGGAAATTGCTTTTGCGGCAAATGATCGTGTTGCCATAGCGGCGGCTGAAAAAATATTAGGACATACGGGCACGATAGCGATGGCGATTTTGGTCATGATCTCGACCTTTGGTTGCGTTAACGGGCTCGCACTATCAGGTGCGCGAGTTTTTCAGACTATGGCAAAAGATGGATTGTTTCTGAAACAAGCGATTCCCAATAACAAATATGATGTGCCGGCACGATCGTTATGGCTTCAAGGGATCTGGGCGTCATTGCTTTGTCTAAGTGGGCAATATGGCAATTTACTGGATATGATATCTTTTGTTATTGTTATATTTTATATGATTACAGTGCTAGGGGTTATTATTCAGCGTGTACGAAGACCCGATTTGGAACGTTCCTATAAGACATTTCTATTTCCTGTCACTCCGATCTTGTACCTGTTGATAGGTACCGTATTTTGTGTATTATTAATTATCTATAAGCCACAATATACCTGGCCAGGCTTTATACTTGTATTAATCGGTGTACCGGTGTATTTTTTTGCACGGAATAATAAACGTGCCGAGCTAGATGAATAG
- a CDS encoding tetratricopeptide repeat protein → MYKKIYQVGVALTVMATPALAQQTEWQQINKAYKTGMELYERGKFSSASAQFDRVEALRTKSNLQLDETEELSLLKENVRYYQAVCALELGESDAENRFLKYIKDFPVSANAKAAYFQIGKSYYAKKDYVKALEWFNKIDSKNLAGKENVEYRFKYGYASFMTKDYKTAKPLFEGLKDQKTEFQEASIYYYAYLSYLDAEYKTALNEFERLNGSKQFENSYPYYITALYFLDKRYDDVLDYALPILSRTKQENETEMFRIIAATYFIKGDLKTSKEYYDKFQAQDQGKTQNNQDSYQIGYIAYKLKDYDKAITELEKMTDPDAYYQSAMITLGDAFLKKGNKQSARNAFFRASKLDFDPAMQEEGLFNYAKLSYELEFHQVALASTQEYLKTYPKSKRLEEAKTLLAEVLLSTKNYREAVDILESIPKRGKEADAAYQKVTYYRGLEYYNERAFENAISLFMRSEEFRYDEEIYALAIYWKAEAMYEVRKYGEAVTNFNKFLRLPGASKTDVYGYANYALAYAAFRNGNYSTAANYFERFLASGGSKGIEMNTRNDAIARLGDSYFSSKNYGRALTEYNKLISSKAPSQDYALFQRGIIQGLQGDNNGKISTLNAVIAQFPSSNYADDIAFEIPYTRFLMGESDQAIAGLQTMVEKYPRSSYVPRALVTIGLVQYNQDNNDAALATFQRVVDQYGSTDEARQAMRSIENIYLDKGDATGYIKYATGTNLGDASKSEQDSRSFSTATTLFSRGNYQGAVEAVNAYFDKFPKPNQEKYARFVRAESNAALGNTEDALHDYNIILNDWTSPYTERTLISVSNLYLKQKKYNEATQLLKKLELTSEYKANYGFAINNLMVSYFQIGDYKEALNYTNAVKNYEKSSEEEIANAFLYAGKCYVKQNKKAEAMKEFSLAALKSRTVYGAEAKYNVAVLQLENKQYDACIKTAMDLSDNFSSYEYWVAKSFITMADAYAGKGDSFQAKATLESIVDNYDAKDDILPAAKERLNKLNNKKK, encoded by the coding sequence ATGTATAAGAAGATTTACCAGGTGGGAGTTGCATTAACCGTTATGGCGACGCCAGCATTAGCGCAACAGACAGAATGGCAACAAATCAACAAGGCGTACAAAACAGGGATGGAATTGTATGAACGCGGAAAATTTAGTTCTGCTTCTGCCCAATTTGACCGTGTTGAAGCTTTGCGGACAAAATCCAACTTGCAATTGGACGAAACAGAGGAACTGTCTTTGTTGAAAGAGAACGTACGGTATTATCAAGCGGTTTGCGCACTGGAATTGGGCGAATCCGATGCCGAAAACCGTTTTCTGAAATACATTAAAGATTTCCCTGTCAGTGCAAATGCTAAAGCGGCTTATTTTCAAATCGGTAAATCCTATTATGCTAAAAAAGATTATGTTAAGGCCTTAGAGTGGTTTAACAAGATCGATAGCAAAAATTTAGCAGGTAAAGAAAATGTAGAATATCGCTTTAAATATGGATATGCTTCCTTTATGACAAAGGATTATAAAACGGCGAAACCATTATTTGAAGGATTGAAAGATCAGAAAACTGAATTTCAGGAAGCTTCAATCTATTATTACGCGTATCTTTCTTACTTAGACGCCGAGTACAAAACGGCGCTGAATGAATTTGAACGCCTAAATGGATCGAAACAATTCGAAAATAGTTACCCTTATTATATTACTGCTTTGTATTTCTTGGATAAACGCTACGACGATGTGTTGGATTATGCGTTGCCAATTTTGTCGCGAACAAAACAAGAAAATGAAACAGAGATGTTTCGTATTATCGCGGCAACATACTTTATCAAAGGTGATTTAAAAACATCAAAAGAGTATTACGATAAATTTCAGGCACAGGACCAAGGTAAGACCCAGAATAATCAGGATAGCTACCAAATCGGTTACATCGCCTACAAGTTGAAAGATTACGATAAAGCGATCACTGAATTGGAAAAAATGACCGATCCAGACGCATATTATCAATCTGCGATGATTACCCTAGGGGATGCTTTCTTAAAGAAAGGCAATAAGCAATCTGCTCGTAACGCATTTTTTCGTGCTTCGAAATTGGATTTTGATCCAGCAATGCAAGAAGAGGGCTTATTCAACTATGCTAAGCTTTCGTATGAATTGGAATTCCACCAAGTGGCTTTGGCTTCGACACAAGAATACCTGAAAACGTACCCAAAATCGAAACGCTTAGAGGAAGCAAAAACTTTGCTTGCTGAAGTATTGTTGAGTACAAAAAACTATCGTGAGGCAGTTGATATTTTGGAATCTATTCCTAAACGTGGAAAAGAAGCAGACGCTGCTTATCAAAAGGTAACCTACTACAGAGGTTTGGAGTATTATAACGAGCGTGCTTTTGAAAATGCAATTTCCCTATTCATGCGCTCTGAAGAGTTTCGTTATGACGAGGAAATTTACGCTTTAGCCATCTATTGGAAAGCGGAAGCAATGTACGAAGTGCGTAAATACGGTGAAGCGGTTACAAATTTCAATAAATTCTTACGCTTGCCGGGAGCTAGCAAAACGGATGTGTATGGGTATGCCAATTACGCGTTAGCCTATGCGGCTTTCCGTAATGGTAACTACAGCACGGCGGCCAATTACTTCGAGCGTTTCTTAGCGTCTGGTGGTTCGAAAGGAATAGAAATGAATACACGTAATGATGCAATTGCACGCTTGGGCGATTCTTATTTCTCTTCGAAAAACTACGGCAGAGCATTAACAGAATACAATAAGTTGATCTCTTCTAAAGCGCCTAGTCAGGATTACGCGTTATTCCAGCGTGGTATTATTCAAGGATTACAAGGGGATAACAACGGTAAAATTTCAACATTGAATGCTGTTATTGCACAATTCCCGAGTTCTAATTATGCAGATGATATTGCGTTTGAGATTCCTTACACACGTTTCTTGATGGGAGAAAGTGACCAGGCAATTGCTGGCCTTCAAACAATGGTTGAAAAATATCCGCGCAGCAGTTATGTGCCACGCGCTTTGGTGACGATTGGTCTGGTTCAGTATAATCAAGATAACAATGATGCTGCATTGGCAACTTTCCAACGTGTAGTCGACCAATATGGATCAACAGATGAAGCAAGACAGGCCATGCGATCGATTGAGAACATCTATTTGGATAAAGGCGATGCAACGGGGTATATCAAATATGCAACTGGAACAAACTTAGGGGATGCGTCGAAATCTGAGCAAGATTCTCGTTCATTCTCGACTGCCACAACCCTATTCTCCAGAGGAAATTACCAAGGGGCGGTGGAAGCTGTAAATGCGTATTTCGATAAATTCCCGAAACCAAATCAAGAAAAATATGCGCGTTTTGTTCGTGCTGAAAGTAACGCAGCTTTGGGCAATACAGAAGATGCACTACATGATTACAATATTATCTTGAATGACTGGACATCTCCTTATACAGAACGCACGTTGATTTCGGTGTCAAATTTGTATTTGAAACAAAAGAAATATAACGAAGCAACACAGTTGTTGAAAAAGCTGGAGCTTACCTCTGAATACAAGGCTAACTATGGTTTCGCAATAAATAACTTAATGGTTTCTTACTTCCAAATTGGAGATTATAAAGAAGCATTAAATTATACCAACGCTGTTAAGAACTACGAAAAATCTTCGGAAGAAGAGATTGCAAATGCCTTCTTATATGCCGGTAAATGCTATGTGAAGCAGAATAAGAAAGCTGAGGCAATGAAAGAATTCAGTTTAGCTGCATTGAAGAGCCGTACAGTATATGGTGCCGAAGCAAAATACAATGTTGCGGTATTACAATTGGAAAATAAACAATACGATGCGTGTATCAAAACAGCAATGGATCTATCCGATAATTTCTCTTCGTACGAATATTGGGTGGCGAAAAGCTTTATTACCATGGCTGATGCTTATGCAGGTAAGGGAGATTCTTTCCAGGCGAAAGCTACACTTGAATCGATTGTGGATAACTATGATGCGAAAGACGATATTTTGCCAGCAGCAAAAGAACGTCTAAATAAATTGAACAACAAAAAGAAATAG